A single Colias croceus chromosome 10, ilColCroc2.1 DNA region contains:
- the LOC123695018 gene encoding tachykinin-like peptides receptor 86C, with translation MDSEEHIQTFLNCTQQILGRDLSWENLNVTQILDLLPKQLHEDISLKVTLSNCMGLGKRPYVPPWWGQLAWFVVFAVMLLLAVLGNTLVIWIVLAHRRMRTVTNCFLVNLAVADLLMASLNGAPNFVFLVTANWPFGSVTCTASNFTANLTVSAGVFTLVAITVDRYVAIVKPLQHRLSRRMARAVLLTVWFASALLALPSLLYSDTYKKKYINGEREICFMKWPDGSYPTSKTDYCYNLVFLGVTYVLPMSVMVWAYARMSEALRGRTIGECTYHQMQVVRAKRKVVRMFVLVVMVFALCWLPYHAYFVLVYHHQALASAPFAQHIYLAFYWLAMANSMFNPLIYYWMSNKFRIYFRLVLCWCRSVKTNTPNDFKKQLEMNKSYSGSHKHYREASSFTRA, from the exons ATGGATTCAGAAGAGCACATACAAACGTTTTTGAACTGCACGCAGCAGATTCTCGGACGGGATTTGTCATGGGAAAATTTGAACGTGACGCAAATTCTGGATTTGCTGCCCAAACAATTACATGAGGATATTTCCTTAAA GGTGACTCTCAGTAATTGTATGGGCTTGGGGAAGAGGCCATACGTCCCGCCGTGGTGGGGGCAATTAGCCTGGTTCGTCGTGTTTGCTGTAATGCTGCTCCTGGCTGTGTTGGGAAATACTCTCGTCATTTGGATTGTACTGG CACACCGTCGGATGAGGACAGTTACCAACTGTTTTCTCGTGAACTTGGCTGTAGCAGATCTTCTCATGGCATCACTAAATGGAGCACCAAACTTCGTTTTCCTGGTCACAGCAAATTGGCCGTTTGGATCTGTGACATGCACGGCGAGCAATTTTACTGCAAATCTGACTGTTTCCGCCGGGGTGTTCACTCTCGTCGCAATTACTGTAGACAG ATACGTCGCGATTGTGAAACCTCTGCAGCACAGATTAAGTCGTCGCATGGCTCGCGCGGTGTTGTTAACTGTTTGGTTCGCAAGCGCCTTACTGGCCCTTCCGAGCCTTTTGTATTCTGACACGTATAAGAAAAA GTACATTAACGGCGAGCGTGAAATAtgtttcatgaaatggccggATGGAAGTTACCCCACATCAAAGACAGACTACTg TTACAACTTGGTATTCTTGGGTGTGACGTATGTCCTGCCGATGTCGGTCATGGTGTGGGCATATGCCCGCATGAGCGAGGCGCTACGGGGCAGGACTATAGGAGAGTGTACATATCACCAGATGCAAGTCGTTCGAGCTAAGAGAAag GTGGTACGCATGTTTGTCCTCGTGGTGATGGTATTTGCGCTCTGCTGGCTCCCGTACCACGCGTACTTCGTGCTGGTATACCATCACCAGGCGCTCGCTTCTGCGCCATTCGCACAGCACATATACCTGGCCTTCTACTGGCTGGCCATGGCCAACTCGATGTTCAATCCGCTGATTTATTATTGGATGAGTAATAA GTTTCGGATATACTTTCGCTTAGTTCTCTGTTGGTGTCGCTCGGTGAAAACGAACACACCTAATGATTTTAAGAAGCAATTAGAAATGAACAAGTCGTATTCTG GAAGCCACAAACATTACCGGGAAGCGTCTTCATTTACAAGGGCTTGA